In Magnolia sinica isolate HGM2019 chromosome 12, MsV1, whole genome shotgun sequence, a single genomic region encodes these proteins:
- the LOC131220751 gene encoding pentatricopeptide repeat-containing protein At4g21065-like has translation MHSRWPTSLHPNLSNLLPLSTLQTPTKGPTFRKCIALLQTQKSYPKIIQIHAWSIRHGIPITDPCMGKHLIFSLVSISAPMPYTHTIFTHIHGPTIFTYNTMIKGYAESDTPHHAMHLYHHMHALSILPDTHTYPFLLKAIAKLMDTRVGEMVHSQTIKHGLDGLVFVQNSMVHMYATCGLVENAYKVFEMVPEKGLVTWNSLINGYAINGRPNEALTLYREMGHHGVAPDGFTMVSLMCAGAELGALALGRRAHVYVLKVGLIGNLHVGNALIDLYAKCGAIREAHWVFGEMGSRSVVSWTSLIVGWALNGYGEDALKLFGCMEREELVPTEITFVGVLYACSHCGLVSEGFEYFNRMRDVYGLVPKIEHYGCMVDLLGRAGMVNEAHEFISKMPLEPNAVVWRTLLGACAMHGHVALGEIARSRLAELDPGHCGDYVLLSNLYASDGRWLDAQGVRKTMFRKGVRKAPGHSLVEVGNCVHEFVMGDRSHPQKDEIYAMLEEITKLLKLQGYMPRTSNVLVDIEEEEKEKALCYHSEKLAIAFALISTPSGTAITVIKNLRVCVDCHVATKIISKVFDREIIVRDRSRFHHFRDGSCSCKDYW, from the coding sequence ATGCACTCAAGATGGCCCACCTCTCTCCATCCAAACCTCTCCAATCTCCTCCCATTGTCAACCCTCCAAACCCCAACAAAGGGCCCCACCTTCAGAAAATGCATTGCCCTCCTCCAGACCCAAaaatcctaccccaaaatcatccaAATCCATGCATGGTCCATAAGACATGGCATCCCCATCACAGACCCATGCATGGGCAAGCATCTCATCTTCTCCCTAGTCTCCATCTCAGCCCCCATGCCATATACCCACACCATCTTCACCCacatccatgggcccaccatcttcACATACAACACCATGATCAAGGGCTATGCTGAAAGTGACACCCCACATCATGCCATGCATCTGTACCACCATATGCATGCATTGTCCATCCTCCCTGACACCCATACATACCCCTTCCTCCTCAAGGCCATAGCCAAGCTGATGGACACACGTGTGGGTGAGATGGTCCACTCCCAAACCATCAAACATGGGCTTGATGGATTGGTGTTTGTACAAAATTCAATGGTCCATATGTATGCTACGTGTGGGCTTGTGGAGaatgcctacaaggtgtttgagaTGGTACCTGAAAAGGGCCTTGTGACATGGAATTCTCTCATCAATGGGTATGCTATCAATGGCAGACCCAATGAGGCACTGACCCTTTATAGGGAGATGGGCCATCATGGGGTGGCCCCAGATGGGTTTACCATGGTCAGCTTGATGTGTGCTGGTGCTGAGCTGGGGGCCTTGGCATTGGGGAGGAGGGCTCATGTGTATGTTTTGAAGGTGGGGTTGATTGGGAACTTACATGTGGGCAATGCACTCATTGATTTGTATGCTAAGTGTGGGGCCATCAGGGAGGCCCATTGGGTGTTTGGTGAGATGGGGTCCCGGAGTGTCGTGTCATGGACGTCGTTGATCGTCGGGTGGGCCTTGAATGGGTATGGCGAGGATGCGCTGAAGCTGTTTGGGTGCATGGAGAGGGAGGAGCTGGTGCCTACTGAGATCACCTTTGTGGGTGTATTGTATGCCTGCAGCCATTGTGGCTTGGTCAGTGAAGGGTTTGAATACTTCAATAGGATGAGGGATGTGTATGGACTGGTACCCAAAATAGAGCATTATGGTTGCATGGTTGATTTGTTGGGCAGGGCTGGGATGGTCAATGAGGCTCATGAATTTATTAGCAAAATGCCACTGGAGCCCAATGCTGTGGTGTGGAGGACCTTGTTGGGCGCTTGCGCCATGCACGGCCACGTTGCATTGGGTGAAATTGCACGGTCACGGCTCGCTGAATTGGACCCTGGCCACTGCGGCGACTATGTGCTCTTGTCTAATCTATATGCTTCCGATGGAAGGTGGCTCGACGCGCAAGGGGTCAGGAAGACCATGTTCAGGAAAGGGGTGCGGAAGGCCCCTGGCCATAGTTTAGTTGAGGTGGGGAATTGCGTCCATGAGTTTGTGATGGGAGACCGGTCCCACCCACAGAAGGACGAGATATATGCAATGTTGGAGGAGATCACTAAGCTGTTGAAGCTGCAGGGCTACATGCCACGCACTTCGAACGTGCTGGTTGATatagaggaggaggagaaggagaaggcaCTCTGCTACCATAGTGAGAAGTTGGCTATAGCTTTCGCTCTCATTAGCACGCCCAGTGGGACGGCCATCACAGTGATCAAGAACTTGAGGGTGTGCGTGGATTGCCATGTGGCGACCAAGATCATATCTAAGGTGTTTGATAGGGAGATCATCGTTAGAGACCGCAGCCGATTCCATCATTTTAGAGATGGGTCTTGTTCTTGTAAGGATTACTGGTGA